The proteins below are encoded in one region of Nitrospirota bacterium:
- a CDS encoding aldehyde dehydrogenase family protein: protein MALPPLKVINPYDQEVVCELSWDEGNLLNKKIADARHAYEIWRHVPIDERIRIIRQGLERFRSNAGKIAKDITVQMGKPLQQARREVETFFERAEYMISIARESLAPDILPSIEGFHRRIEHAPLGIVLNIAAWNYPLLIPVNVVIPALLAGNTVLLKHSAKTPLCGQYFESAFGKLEPSNLVTHLVLTHEQTSRLLEDNRINYVAFTGSVPGGSHIYRQAAKRFLDVGLELGGKDPAYVAEDADIDFSVENIVDGACYNAGQSCCAVERVYVHHKLYNEFLSKAKTVLESYRLGDPLDDQTTMGPLASRSALEILERQIKDGISRGGRLLLGGKRLEGVKGNFFLPALLADVPNDAEAMQEESFGPLVPVMAAANDEEALSCMADSRYGLTASVWTSSRERAERFARDLEAGTIYQNRCDYLDPALPWTGMRDSGMGSTLSRYGFYHLTKRKSVHFKRRT, encoded by the coding sequence ATGGCTCTGCCGCCGCTCAAAGTCATCAATCCTTACGATCAGGAGGTTGTCTGTGAACTTTCCTGGGATGAGGGAAATCTATTGAATAAAAAAATAGCCGATGCGCGGCATGCCTATGAAATATGGCGTCATGTTCCGATTGATGAACGGATACGTATCATCAGACAAGGTTTGGAACGTTTCAGAAGCAACGCCGGGAAGATTGCTAAAGATATTACTGTTCAGATGGGAAAACCGTTGCAACAGGCAAGAAGGGAAGTGGAGACTTTCTTTGAACGGGCCGAGTACATGATTTCGATTGCCAGGGAGTCTCTTGCTCCGGATATCCTTCCTTCGATCGAGGGATTTCATCGTCGTATTGAACACGCTCCGTTAGGGATTGTTTTGAATATTGCGGCCTGGAATTATCCTCTACTGATCCCTGTTAACGTGGTCATACCCGCTCTTTTGGCCGGCAATACAGTTCTTCTTAAGCACAGCGCTAAAACTCCTCTCTGCGGGCAATACTTTGAAAGTGCCTTTGGAAAGCTTGAGCCGTCCAATCTGGTCACTCATCTTGTCCTGACTCATGAACAAACTTCACGTCTCCTCGAAGATAACAGGATCAATTACGTGGCCTTTACCGGGTCGGTTCCCGGCGGAAGTCATATTTATCGCCAGGCAGCAAAGCGTTTTCTCGATGTGGGGCTTGAGTTGGGTGGAAAAGATCCCGCTTATGTGGCTGAGGATGCGGATATTGATTTTTCGGTCGAGAATATCGTAGATGGCGCCTGCTACAATGCCGGACAATCCTGCTGCGCTGTGGAGCGTGTTTACGTTCATCACAAACTTTATAACGAGTTTCTTTCAAAGGCAAAAACGGTTCTCGAAAGTTACCGGCTCGGGGATCCTCTTGATGACCAGACCACAATGGGGCCGTTAGCAAGCCGCTCTGCCCTGGAGATATTGGAACGCCAGATAAAGGATGGAATAAGCCGGGGAGGGCGGTTGCTCTTAGGCGGTAAACGCCTTGAGGGAGTAAAAGGCAACTTTTTTCTGCCTGCTCTGCTGGCCGATGTTCCCAACGATGCTGAAGCCATGCAAGAGGAAAGCTTTGGCCCGCTGGTTCCTGTAATGGCAGCGGCAAACGACGAGGAGGCTCTTTCTTGTATGGCGGATTCCCGGTATGGCCTTACTGCTTCTGTCTGGACAAGCAGCCGGGAGCGGGCTGAACGCTTTGCGCGCGACCTGGAGGCGGGGACGATCTACCAAAATCGCTGTGATTATCTCGATCCTGCTCTTCCATGGACAGGAATGCGGGATAGCGGTATGGGTTCAACCCTTTCCCGCTATGGATTTTACCACCTGACAAAACGGAAGAGCGTTCATTTTAAAAGAAGAACGTAA